A single Arachnia propionica DNA region contains:
- the prfB gene encoding peptide chain release factor 2, which yields MADADLMTQIDQLDRSLESIEAVADLPGLRAEIAQLAEEVAAPDLWNDQENAQRVTSTLSARQAEVERLDGLRGRLDDAAVMLELAVEENDAEARTEVENELNRLAREIEALEVRTLLSGEYDSREALITIRAEAGGVDAADFAEKLMRMYLRWAERHGYAVEVYDTSYAEEAGLKSATFAVKAPFAYGTLSVEQGTHRLVRISPFDNQGRRQTSFAGVEVLPVTEETDHIDIPESDIRVDVFRSSGPGGQSVNTTDSAVRITHLPTGVVVSCQNEKSQLQNKAAALRVLQSRLLELARQEREKEMNALKGDGGNSWGAQMRSYVMNPYQMVKDLRTEYEVGNPDAVFDGDLDGFIDAGIRWRKKSGSATR from the coding sequence GTGGCTGATGCAGACCTCATGACCCAGATTGACCAGTTGGACAGGTCCTTGGAATCCATTGAGGCGGTGGCCGACCTGCCGGGGCTGCGCGCCGAGATAGCGCAACTCGCGGAGGAGGTCGCCGCCCCCGATCTGTGGAACGATCAGGAGAACGCCCAGCGCGTCACCTCGACCCTCTCCGCACGACAGGCCGAGGTGGAGCGCCTTGATGGCCTGCGCGGCCGCCTCGACGACGCAGCAGTGATGCTCGAACTGGCCGTCGAGGAGAACGACGCGGAGGCGAGGACCGAGGTGGAGAACGAACTCAACCGGCTCGCCAGGGAAATCGAGGCGCTTGAGGTCCGCACCCTGCTCTCCGGCGAGTACGACTCCCGGGAGGCCCTGATCACCATCCGGGCCGAGGCCGGTGGGGTCGATGCCGCGGATTTCGCGGAGAAACTGATGCGCATGTACCTGCGCTGGGCCGAACGCCACGGGTATGCCGTAGAGGTCTACGACACCTCCTACGCGGAGGAGGCGGGATTGAAATCGGCCACCTTCGCCGTCAAGGCGCCGTTCGCCTACGGCACCCTGTCCGTTGAGCAGGGCACCCACCGCCTCGTGCGGATTTCCCCGTTCGACAATCAGGGCCGCCGCCAGACCTCCTTCGCGGGCGTCGAGGTGCTGCCCGTGACGGAGGAAACCGACCACATCGACATTCCGGAGTCCGACATCAGGGTGGACGTCTTCCGTTCCTCGGGGCCCGGTGGGCAGTCCGTCAACACCACGGATTCGGCCGTGCGCATCACGCATCTGCCCACCGGCGTCGTGGTCAGCTGCCAGAATGAGAAGTCACAGCTGCAGAACAAGGCGGCCGCCCTGAGGGTGCTGCAATCGCGGCTCCTGGAATTGGCCCGGCAGGAACGCGAGAAGGAGATGAACGCGCTCAAGGGCGACGGGGGGAACTCTTGGGGAGCCCAGATGCGTTCCTACGTGATGAACCCGTACCAGATGGTCAAGGATCTGCGAACCGAGTACGAGGTGGGGAACCCGGACGCGGTTTTCGACGGCGATCTAGACGGTTTCATCGATGCCGGCATCCGGTGGCGCAAGAAGAGCGGGTCCGCAACGAGGTAA
- the ftsE gene encoding cell division ATP-binding protein FtsE, whose product MITFEDVTKFYPGQDRPALRNINLEIAKGEFVFLVGQSGSGKSTFLRLILREYRPTKGTLYVAGKNLSTLNQWKVPVLRRQIGTVFQDFRLLPGKTVYENVAFALQVIGKPSRVIREVVPETLRLVGLEGKENRLNEELSGGEQQRVAIARAFVNRPKILIADEPTGNLDPETSVGIMKLLDRINRTETTVIMATHDSSIVDQMRRRVLELRKGELVRDQAKGVYGVN is encoded by the coding sequence GTGATCACTTTCGAGGACGTCACGAAGTTCTATCCCGGGCAGGACCGCCCAGCACTTCGCAACATCAACCTTGAGATAGCCAAGGGCGAGTTCGTCTTCCTCGTGGGTCAGTCGGGGTCCGGCAAGTCCACCTTCCTGCGCCTCATCCTGCGGGAGTACCGGCCGACGAAGGGCACGCTGTACGTCGCGGGAAAGAACCTTTCAACCCTCAACCAATGGAAGGTGCCGGTGCTGCGGCGCCAGATCGGAACCGTGTTCCAGGATTTCCGTCTGCTTCCGGGAAAAACCGTCTACGAGAACGTTGCCTTCGCCCTGCAGGTGATCGGCAAGCCGTCACGAGTCATCCGGGAGGTGGTTCCGGAGACCCTCAGGCTCGTCGGCCTGGAGGGAAAGGAGAACCGGCTGAACGAGGAGCTGTCGGGCGGTGAACAGCAGAGGGTCGCGATCGCACGGGCTTTCGTGAACCGGCCGAAGATCCTCATCGCCGACGAGCCGACGGGAAATCTCGATCCGGAGACCAGCGTCGGCATCATGAAACTGCTCGACCGGATCAACCGGACCGAAACCACCGTGATCATGGCCACCCACGATTCCTCGATCGTGGATCAGATGCGACGCCGCGTCCTGGAATTGCGCAAGGGTGAACTCGTGCGCGATCAGGCCAAGGGTGTCTACGGCGTCAACTGA
- the ftsX gene encoding permease-like cell division protein FtsX: MRHTFRETWSGLKRNMAMTIAVIVTMSVSLSLFGVGLLTSMEVDLVKDRWYGKVEISVFLCVERSTGGTCEPGKATTDAQRKAIEEALKANPEVKEVFYESKEEAFKEFQRVFKDSPVLASRTVEQMQDSFRIKLLNPENYKGVVSEAQGLQGVQNVRDLRSVLDPVFNTLGGLQWATIGMSVLLLLAAALQISTTIRMAAFTRRREIGIMRLVGASNFYILLPFLLESLIAGLIGVLISSGSIAITYLLLIEQTARPSIPAIAWIGADHVFNAIICIAVVGVALSVIPTLLATRKYLRI, from the coding sequence ATGCGGCACACGTTTCGGGAGACCTGGTCCGGGTTGAAGCGCAACATGGCCATGACCATCGCGGTCATAGTCACCATGTCGGTTTCCCTCTCGCTCTTCGGGGTCGGGTTGCTCACATCCATGGAGGTGGATCTGGTCAAGGACCGCTGGTACGGCAAAGTCGAGATTTCCGTGTTCCTGTGCGTGGAACGCAGCACGGGGGGTACGTGTGAACCGGGGAAGGCCACCACGGACGCCCAGCGCAAGGCGATCGAGGAGGCCCTGAAGGCGAACCCCGAGGTCAAGGAGGTTTTCTACGAATCCAAGGAAGAAGCCTTCAAGGAGTTCCAGAGGGTGTTCAAGGACTCCCCGGTCCTCGCGTCCCGCACCGTTGAGCAGATGCAGGATTCGTTCCGCATCAAGCTGCTGAACCCCGAGAACTACAAGGGAGTGGTGAGCGAGGCCCAGGGGCTCCAGGGAGTTCAGAACGTCAGGGACCTGAGGAGCGTCCTCGATCCCGTGTTCAACACTCTCGGCGGGCTCCAGTGGGCGACGATCGGCATGAGTGTCCTACTGCTGCTCGCGGCGGCCCTGCAGATCTCCACCACCATCCGGATGGCTGCCTTCACCCGTCGGCGTGAAATCGGCATCATGCGTCTGGTCGGGGCCTCCAACTTCTACATCCTGCTGCCGTTCCTGCTGGAAAGCCTCATTGCAGGTCTGATCGGCGTGCTCATTTCATCTGGCTCAATTGCAATTACCTATTTGCTATTGATTGAGCAAACCGCCAGACCCTCAATCCCAGCTATAGCTTGGATTGGCGCGGATCATGTTTTCAATGCCATCATTTGCATAGCAGTGGTTGGCGTTGCATTGTCGGTCATCCCGACGCTGCTGGCGACCAGAAAGTATCTAAGAATCTGA
- a CDS encoding M23 family metallopeptidase, which yields MNRALPHLPENPILNRIARGLVASVLSVTMLGALATRAGADDLDDKRNQLDSQLEAQKSVVEGASKELTDAVNALEAAKTELATAETALSEAETKLTAAKELDTQRASELAAAETKAKKAKADVAAAKAAYDSVDARTSEEITVITQQNGGLAELSVLFSDAGVGNMNQRAQLADTLFSSSALELDELTSRKFQLDAAKKEADEAEAAAAEARKAAAEQLESSKQAEEAAKAKRAEVAEKVAQRDAAKVKADSQLTAEKGRQSELESESSEVDRRIQERIAQQKRAEEERQARERSSQQSGSSSSGSSSGSGSSSGSGSSSGSSKGSSSSGGFIRPVDGAVSSPYGMRVHPVLGYSKLHDGTDFAAGCGTPIRAAGDGVVSERYFNAGYGNRLMIDHGSKGGTYVTTGYNHATSYVVSVGDHVSQGQIIGYVGTTGYSTGCHLHLMVWENGSVTNPMSRWFS from the coding sequence GTGAATCGGGCTCTTCCCCATCTACCCGAAAACCCCATCCTCAATCGAATCGCCCGCGGTCTGGTTGCCTCGGTCCTGAGCGTCACAATGCTCGGTGCGCTCGCGACCCGGGCCGGCGCGGATGACCTGGACGACAAACGAAATCAACTGGACTCACAGCTGGAGGCCCAGAAATCAGTGGTGGAGGGGGCGTCCAAGGAACTCACCGATGCGGTGAACGCCCTCGAAGCAGCGAAGACGGAACTGGCCACCGCTGAGACCGCACTGTCCGAAGCGGAAACCAAGCTCACGGCCGCCAAGGAACTGGATACCCAACGCGCATCGGAGCTTGCGGCAGCGGAGACCAAGGCCAAGAAGGCGAAGGCCGACGTGGCCGCCGCCAAGGCGGCCTACGACTCCGTGGATGCCCGCACCTCCGAGGAGATCACGGTGATCACCCAGCAGAACGGCGGGCTGGCGGAGCTGTCGGTTCTCTTCAGCGATGCCGGCGTCGGCAACATGAATCAGCGGGCCCAGCTGGCCGACACTTTGTTCAGTTCCAGCGCACTCGAACTGGACGAACTGACCTCGCGCAAATTCCAGCTCGACGCGGCGAAGAAGGAAGCCGATGAGGCCGAGGCCGCTGCCGCCGAGGCGCGCAAGGCAGCCGCCGAGCAACTTGAATCCTCCAAACAGGCGGAGGAGGCCGCGAAGGCGAAACGCGCGGAGGTAGCGGAGAAGGTGGCCCAGCGCGACGCGGCCAAGGTGAAGGCCGACTCGCAGCTGACGGCCGAGAAAGGACGTCAGAGCGAGTTGGAGAGTGAATCCAGCGAGGTCGACCGCCGCATTCAAGAACGCATCGCTCAGCAGAAACGCGCGGAGGAGGAACGGCAGGCCCGTGAACGCTCCTCCCAGCAGAGCGGCTCCTCCTCATCCGGTTCCTCGTCCGGTTCCGGTTCCTCGTCCGGTTCCGGTTCCTCGTCCGGCTCGAGCAAGGGTTCCTCCTCCAGCGGCGGTTTCATCCGCCCGGTGGATGGCGCCGTCAGTTCTCCCTACGGCATGCGGGTTCATCCTGTCCTGGGGTACAGCAAACTGCACGACGGCACCGACTTTGCGGCCGGCTGCGGAACACCCATCCGTGCCGCGGGGGATGGTGTGGTTTCGGAGCGCTACTTCAACGCCGGCTACGGGAACCGCCTCATGATCGACCACGGCAGCAAGGGTGGCACCTACGTGACCACCGGGTACAACCACGCCACCAGTTACGTGGTCTCGGTTGGGGACCACGTGAGCCAGGGGCAGATCATCGGGTACGTGGGAACCACCGGCTATTCGACCGGATGCCACCTGCACCTCATGGTCTGGGAGAATGGTTCCGTGACCAACCCGATGTCCCGCTGGTTCAGCTGA
- the smpB gene encoding SsrA-binding protein SmpB, whose product MPRETGRTLVAQNKKARHDYQIGETYEAGLVLTGTEVKTLRMGRVSLAEAFATVDDGEVWLRNVNIPEYEFGTWRNHAAKRSRKLLLNRKEITRLAKETEATGRTIVPLSIYFKDGYAKVEIAVATGKRDWDKRRSIAERDANREAQRALRARNRLGSRRR is encoded by the coding sequence ATGCCCAGGGAAACCGGACGCACGCTCGTCGCCCAGAACAAGAAGGCCCGTCACGACTACCAGATCGGTGAGACCTACGAGGCCGGACTCGTGCTCACCGGAACCGAGGTCAAGACCCTGCGAATGGGACGGGTCTCCTTGGCCGAGGCGTTCGCCACGGTGGATGACGGTGAGGTCTGGCTGCGCAACGTCAACATTCCCGAGTACGAGTTCGGGACTTGGCGCAACCACGCTGCAAAGCGTTCCCGCAAGCTGCTGCTCAACCGCAAGGAGATCACCCGGCTCGCCAAGGAGACCGAGGCCACGGGCAGGACGATCGTCCCGCTGTCGATTTACTTCAAGGACGGCTACGCCAAGGTGGAAATAGCCGTCGCCACGGGCAAGAGGGACTGGGACAAGAGGCGGAGCATCGCGGAACGCGATGCGAACCGCGAGGCGCAGCGGGCGCTGCGGGCGCGCAACCGGCTGGGTTCCAGGCGGCGCTGA
- a CDS encoding DUF1707 domain-containing protein, which translates to MTDPSLFTTVTDVQRDRAVEYLQRVYASGVLSDELFEQRLGMALAAQTRADLNASLQGLARVADVFPSAPAVQHPVHEGMQNLAAGFLHLATLPTMFLAPAIARALASPRSRIATEASRAMCFQFSALIYGVIAVILVFSNWAPPVLLFLGFIAWGLMTLWLAIRSVTGEKSTAVIERLMLMRPPEDRR; encoded by the coding sequence ATGACCGATCCGAGCCTTTTCACCACGGTCACGGATGTGCAGCGCGACCGCGCCGTGGAATACCTGCAACGGGTGTACGCATCAGGGGTCCTGAGCGATGAACTGTTCGAGCAGAGGTTGGGGATGGCCCTGGCCGCTCAGACCCGGGCCGACTTGAACGCGTCATTGCAGGGACTGGCGCGGGTGGCCGATGTGTTCCCGAGCGCCCCTGCGGTTCAGCACCCCGTTCACGAAGGCATGCAGAACCTGGCGGCCGGGTTCCTCCATCTCGCGACCCTGCCGACGATGTTCCTGGCCCCCGCCATCGCCCGGGCCCTGGCCTCGCCGAGGAGTCGCATCGCCACCGAGGCATCGCGCGCCATGTGTTTCCAGTTCAGCGCCCTGATCTACGGTGTGATCGCGGTCATCCTGGTTTTCTCGAACTGGGCGCCTCCTGTGCTGCTGTTCTTGGGTTTCATCGCCTGGGGTCTGATGACGCTCTGGCTGGCCATCCGGTCGGTCACGGGAGAGAAATCAACGGCCGTCATCGAAAGGCTCATGTTGATGCGCCCCCCGGAGGATCGCCGGTGA
- a CDS encoding alpha-amylase family protein, whose protein sequence is MSWVEHAIWWHVYPLGLCGAPIREPDTAPGPRLRRLLGWLDYAIELGCSGLLLGPIFESQSHGYDSLDLFSIDTRLGDETDFTELVSQCRDRGLRILLDGVFSHVGEGHPGVKQALAEGPGSPAGRLFDIDWQHPGGPRPRVFEGHSSLVRLNHSGQEAVDLVVRVMNHWLDRGIDGWRLDAAYSVPAGFWSKVVERVRPHHPDAWLLGEVLHGDYCAFVAESGIDSVTQYELWKAIWSSINDRNLFELDHALNRHNQFLDFFTPNTFIGNHDVTRIASRVGADGAVTALAILMTVAGTPSIYYGDEQAFTGIKEERVGGDDAIRPALPDSPTGLAPWGQPVLRAHQDLIGLRRRHPWLVDARTTALHLENQRIVYRSSATNGSTHLDVEIDLTHSPNALIRDATGRELWRQRS, encoded by the coding sequence ATGAGCTGGGTTGAACACGCGATCTGGTGGCACGTCTATCCTCTCGGGCTTTGCGGGGCCCCGATACGGGAACCCGACACAGCTCCCGGCCCGCGGCTGAGACGTCTGCTCGGCTGGCTCGACTACGCGATCGAGCTGGGGTGCTCCGGGCTGTTGCTCGGCCCCATTTTCGAGTCACAGTCCCACGGCTACGACTCCCTCGACCTGTTCAGCATAGACACCCGCCTCGGGGATGAAACCGATTTCACCGAGCTCGTCTCCCAGTGCCGGGACCGGGGGCTCCGCATCCTCCTGGACGGGGTGTTCAGTCACGTGGGCGAGGGCCACCCCGGAGTGAAGCAAGCGCTGGCGGAAGGGCCCGGTTCCCCTGCCGGGAGACTGTTCGACATCGACTGGCAGCATCCCGGAGGCCCGAGGCCCCGAGTGTTCGAGGGGCACTCCTCCCTCGTACGCCTGAACCACTCCGGCCAGGAAGCCGTGGATCTGGTGGTCCGGGTGATGAACCACTGGCTGGACCGTGGAATCGACGGGTGGCGTCTCGACGCCGCCTACTCCGTTCCTGCCGGGTTCTGGTCCAAGGTGGTGGAAAGGGTGCGGCCCCACCATCCCGATGCCTGGCTGCTCGGTGAGGTGCTGCACGGTGATTACTGCGCTTTCGTCGCCGAATCCGGCATCGACTCGGTGACTCAGTACGAGTTGTGGAAGGCCATTTGGTCCAGCATCAACGACCGCAACCTGTTCGAGTTGGACCACGCCCTGAACCGTCACAACCAGTTCCTCGACTTCTTCACACCGAACACTTTCATCGGCAACCATGACGTCACCCGCATCGCCAGCAGGGTGGGGGCCGACGGGGCCGTCACCGCATTGGCGATCCTCATGACCGTCGCGGGCACACCGTCGATCTACTACGGCGACGAGCAGGCGTTCACCGGCATCAAGGAGGAACGCGTCGGCGGGGACGACGCAATCCGCCCCGCTCTCCCGGACTCCCCCACCGGACTCGCTCCTTGGGGTCAGCCGGTGCTGCGGGCCCACCAGGACCTGATCGGGTTGCGCAGACGCCATCCCTGGCTGGTCGACGCCCGCACCACGGCCCTGCACTTGGAGAACCAGCGAATCGTCTACCGCAGCTCTGCCACGAACGGTTCCACCCACCTGGACGTGGAGATCGACCTGACCCACTCCCCGAACGCGCTCATTCGTGACGCAACGGGTCGGGAGCTGTGGCGCCAGCGGAGCTGA
- a CDS encoding YqgE/AlgH family protein, with amino-acid sequence MELGEPAAGQLLIATEPGRGGYFDRSVVLLLEHNEEGSLGICLHKIGEVTMVDSLEHFSDLLTPPAKLFEGGPVSRQTALGLAQVRSPWEEPPGWRRLFGDVGVLDLETPVELVRGTYVHIRIYVGLAGWSAGQLVGELLRGSWFRSHARAEEIFGTPKDLWRRVLRRIGGGPGIWSTWTGHSEWN; translated from the coding sequence ATGGAACTGGGCGAACCGGCGGCGGGACAGCTCCTGATCGCAACCGAACCGGGTCGGGGAGGATACTTCGATCGCAGTGTCGTGCTGCTGCTGGAACACAACGAGGAGGGCAGCCTCGGGATCTGTCTGCACAAGATCGGCGAGGTCACCATGGTTGATTCCCTGGAGCATTTCAGTGACCTGCTGACCCCGCCCGCGAAACTTTTCGAGGGCGGACCCGTCTCCCGGCAGACGGCGCTGGGCCTGGCCCAGGTCCGGAGTCCTTGGGAGGAGCCGCCGGGATGGCGGCGCCTGTTCGGGGACGTCGGGGTGCTGGACCTGGAAACCCCGGTGGAACTGGTGCGCGGAACCTACGTCCACATCCGCATCTACGTAGGGCTGGCCGGTTGGAGTGCCGGGCAGCTCGTGGGTGAGCTTCTGCGGGGCTCCTGGTTCAGGAGCCACGCCCGGGCGGAGGAGATTTTCGGGACCCCGAAGGACCTGTGGCGCCGGGTGTTGCGCCGGATCGGTGGCGGTCCGGGAATCTGGTCCACCTGGACCGGGCATTCCGAGTGGAACTGA
- the mtrA gene encoding MtrAB system response regulator MtrA, whose translation MEASSGRRSVLAENRNRALILIVDDDPALSEMLQIVLRQEGFDTTHCATGTGALAAMRECRPDLVLLDLMLPGRDGVSVCRDMRAESGVPIVMLTAKSETDDVVAGLQAGADDYVAKPFKAKELLARIRTRLRRVSADPGADQLTIGDLVISTTAHTVKRGPVTLSLTPLEFDLLLALAKRPSQVFSREALLDEVWGYRNAADTRLVNVHVQRLRSKVEKDPEHPEIIVTVRGIGYRAGEPQPW comes from the coding sequence ATGGAAGCCAGTTCGGGAAGGAGGTCGGTGTTGGCCGAGAACCGGAATCGTGCCCTGATCCTGATCGTGGATGACGATCCCGCCCTGTCCGAGATGCTCCAGATCGTGCTGCGGCAGGAAGGGTTTGACACCACCCATTGCGCCACGGGAACCGGAGCGTTGGCGGCGATGCGCGAATGCCGGCCGGACCTGGTGCTGCTCGACCTGATGCTGCCGGGACGTGACGGGGTAAGCGTCTGCCGGGACATGAGGGCCGAGTCAGGGGTACCCATAGTGATGCTCACCGCCAAATCAGAGACCGACGACGTGGTTGCTGGGTTGCAGGCCGGGGCGGATGACTACGTGGCCAAACCCTTCAAGGCGAAGGAACTCCTGGCACGGATTCGCACCCGGCTGCGCCGCGTCAGCGCGGATCCGGGTGCCGACCAGCTGACCATCGGGGATCTCGTGATCTCAACCACGGCGCACACCGTCAAACGTGGTCCCGTGACGCTCTCGTTGACGCCGCTCGAGTTCGATCTGCTGCTCGCACTGGCGAAACGTCCTTCCCAAGTTTTCAGCCGGGAAGCGCTACTCGACGAGGTGTGGGGGTACCGCAACGCCGCTGACACGCGGCTGGTGAACGTGCACGTGCAACGGTTGCGCTCCAAGGTGGAGAAGGATCCCGAGCATCCGGAGATCATCGTGACCGTTCGGGGAATCGGATACCGGGCCGGTGAGCCGCAGCCCTGGTGA
- the mtrB gene encoding MtrAB system histidine kinase MtrB has protein sequence MSRSPGERGRRKLARIWWSSLPLRVLLTTFVASCVVLVLAGMLLVQQASAGIVATKRTASIREAVGMHRFMQGQLQSPERLGTATYEQLSRLVELAGAQAAQYLVIIEGPASVLSSSSGIGLESVPVELRQRVTAGEGMYIAAASVTIAGEGEGKPGLVVGTTLVTAAGERFPVYYVFPMTSEVATLRDIQRAVYTTGAALLLGLTAIAYLVTLQVVRPVRKAGRTALRLASGQLDERMPVRGTDDLASLAVSMNEMASDLQQRIRELETLSAVQRRFVSDVSHELRTPMTTIKMASDLLYEERDELSPEVGRTVELMNAEIDRFSCMLADLLEISRFDAGAAILELDEVDMDALVASEVQAQETFARSQGSELRLHLDGAASAQLDARRIRRIVRNLLTNAIDHGEGRPIDVTIASDEEAVAVTVRDHGIGFEAELSGRVFDRFWRADPSRARAAGGTGLGLAISLEDARLHRGWLSAWGRPGKGAQFRLTLPRGPEVTLNSSPLPIIPVDLDSRKDLR, from the coding sequence GTGAGCCGCAGCCCTGGTGAACGAGGCCGTCGGAAGCTGGCGAGGATCTGGTGGAGTTCCCTGCCCCTGCGGGTGTTGCTGACCACTTTCGTCGCCTCCTGCGTGGTGTTGGTCCTGGCCGGGATGCTGCTGGTGCAGCAGGCGAGCGCGGGAATCGTCGCCACGAAACGAACGGCCTCGATCCGGGAGGCGGTCGGGATGCATCGTTTCATGCAGGGGCAGCTGCAGTCTCCGGAGCGGCTGGGAACGGCAACCTATGAGCAGCTCAGCCGCCTGGTGGAGCTGGCCGGGGCGCAGGCCGCCCAGTATCTGGTGATCATCGAAGGACCTGCTTCCGTGCTGTCCTCCTCGTCGGGCATCGGGCTTGAATCCGTGCCCGTCGAGCTGCGTCAACGGGTGACGGCGGGGGAGGGAATGTACATTGCGGCAGCGAGCGTGACCATAGCGGGCGAGGGGGAGGGGAAACCCGGGCTCGTCGTGGGCACCACCTTGGTGACGGCCGCCGGTGAACGATTCCCCGTCTACTACGTCTTCCCCATGACGAGTGAGGTCGCCACGCTCCGCGACATCCAACGCGCGGTCTACACCACGGGGGCGGCGCTCCTGCTCGGGTTGACGGCCATCGCCTATCTCGTGACCCTGCAGGTGGTCAGGCCTGTCCGCAAGGCCGGGCGGACGGCGTTGCGCCTGGCCTCCGGTCAGCTGGATGAACGCATGCCCGTCAGGGGAACCGACGATCTCGCCTCGCTGGCGGTCTCGATGAACGAGATGGCCTCGGATCTGCAGCAGCGGATCCGGGAACTGGAAACGCTGTCCGCCGTGCAGCGGCGGTTCGTCAGCGACGTCAGCCACGAGCTGCGAACCCCCATGACCACCATCAAGATGGCCTCAGACCTGCTCTACGAGGAACGTGACGAACTTTCCCCGGAGGTGGGCAGGACCGTGGAGTTGATGAACGCGGAGATCGACCGGTTCAGTTGCATGCTCGCGGACCTGCTGGAGATCTCACGGTTCGACGCCGGGGCGGCGATCCTGGAACTGGACGAGGTCGACATGGACGCGTTGGTCGCATCCGAGGTGCAGGCCCAGGAGACCTTCGCCCGCTCCCAAGGGAGCGAACTGCGGTTGCACCTGGACGGTGCGGCCTCCGCGCAACTGGACGCCCGCCGTATCCGCCGCATCGTCCGCAACCTGTTGACCAACGCCATCGACCACGGGGAGGGGCGGCCCATCGATGTCACGATCGCATCCGACGAGGAGGCCGTGGCCGTCACGGTCCGGGATCACGGGATCGGGTTCGAGGCCGAACTGTCCGGTCGTGTGTTCGACCGGTTCTGGCGCGCGGACCCGTCCCGGGCACGTGCGGCTGGCGGGACCGGGCTGGGGCTCGCAATCTCCTTGGAGGACGCCAGGCTGCACCGGGGCTGGCTCTCCGCCTGGGGGCGGCCCGGCAAGGGGGCCCAATTCCGCCTCACCCTGCCCCGCGGGCCTGAGGTGACACTCAACAGTTCGCCGCTGCCCATCATCCCGGTGGACCTGGACTCCCGGAAGGACCTGCGATGA